AGATTCGATTATTGTTCTACAAACAACTAAATCACTTCTTCCGTGGTCGGAGGAACTTAAGATCGTGAGCCATTGTATCGAGTCCATAGCTACCAAGGCTTCGATGGATCCATCCAAGGTGGAGTGGTCATACACATATAACAGGAAAAAGCTCCCATCGGAAAATGGGAACGATGCACACTGGAATGGTGTGAGGAAACAACTAATGGTTCCAAAGGATTGGTGGGTGGAAGATCTTTGCGAGCTCCAACTTGATCTCTATAAGCGAGTCCTGTCAACTATTACAACCAATGGAAATGTTTCCGGGGCAGTTGTCGGAGAAGCTCTAAGTGCGTACACCTCTAGAAGGTTGCCTGGTTTTAATAAGGGTGTTATCCAGAGTGGTGATACCACAAAGAATAGATTATTATTGGAGACTATTGTCGGTTTATTGCCAGCAGATATGGGAAGTGGCTCTTGCGCTTTCTCGCTGAAGTTATTAAAAGTGGCTATTCAACTGGATTGTGAAGTGTCAGTGAGATCTGAACTGATGAGGAGGATAGGCCAGAGGCTTGATGAGGCTACGGTGGCTGATCTTTTGATTTGTGCGTCGGCTGGTGAAACAACTCACGATGTTGAAACTGTGCAGAAGCTAGTTGAAGTGTTTGTAGCACATGAACATCAATCTTTGATGGAAGACGAATTGCAGGAGATCAGAAGCCCCAAGATGGTATCAAACACTTCAAGCAAGATAAAGGTTGCAAAGCTTGTCGATAGCTACCTTGCTGAGATTGCACGTGATCCTAATCTGCCTCTTCTCAGTTTTGTGAATATCGCCGATTTGGTATCAAGCTTTCCTAGACCGTCTCATGACGGTCTTTATCGTGCCATTGACATGTATTTAAAGGTTAGTCACCATACATGTATTTAACCTGTTTAGATGTACCGAATGATTCCATTGACTTCAACCGAACTGAATTTCTGAGACTCACACTATTATGTTATGCAGGAACATCCTGGAATCAGCAAAAGTGAGAGGAAAAGAATATGTAGGTTGATGGACTGCAGGAAGCTGTCTGCAGAAGCTTGCATGCATGCAGTGCAGAATGAGCGACTTCCTTTACGTGTCGTTGTACAAGTTCTCTTCTTTGAGCAGATGAGAGCTTCAACAACTTCATCATCAGGTGGCACGAGCACTCCTGATCTTCCCGGTTCCATCAGGGCATTGCATCCCGGTGGTTCTCACGGTAGTTCAAGGTCTACCACAACCAACACAGAAGAGGAATGGGATGCTGTGGCAACAGCAGAAGACATAAAAGTTCTGAAAGGCGAACTCGCCGCACTAAAACTATCAAGTGGAGGTAGCCAGAGTAGTGATAGAAACAGCAACAACAATGACGGTGGTGGTA
Above is a genomic segment from Medicago truncatula cultivar Jemalong A17 chromosome 5, MtrunA17r5.0-ANR, whole genome shotgun sequence containing:
- the LOC11430283 gene encoding BTB/POZ domain-containing protein NPY5, with the protein product MKFMKLGSKPDSFQNDGDNVRYVATELASDIVVNVGDVKFYLHKFPLLSKSLRLQKLVSNTDEENDEIHIHDIPGGPVAFEICAKFCYGMVVTLNAYNVVAARCAAEYLEMYETIEKGNLIYKIEVFLNSSIFRSWKDSIIVLQTTKSLLPWSEELKIVSHCIESIATKASMDPSKVEWSYTYNRKKLPSENGNDAHWNGVRKQLMVPKDWWVEDLCELQLDLYKRVLSTITTNGNVSGAVVGEALSAYTSRRLPGFNKGVIQSGDTTKNRLLLETIVGLLPADMGSGSCAFSLKLLKVAIQLDCEVSVRSELMRRIGQRLDEATVADLLICASAGETTHDVETVQKLVEVFVAHEHQSLMEDELQEIRSPKMVSNTSSKIKVAKLVDSYLAEIARDPNLPLLSFVNIADLVSSFPRPSHDGLYRAIDMYLKEHPGISKSERKRICRLMDCRKLSAEACMHAVQNERLPLRVVVQVLFFEQMRASTTSSSGGTSTPDLPGSIRALHPGGSHGSSRSTTTNTEEEWDAVATAEDIKVLKGELAALKLSSGGSQSSDRNSNNNDGGGIGNAEKVAANKMKGFLMSKKLFSKLWSSKEKNGEITSSDTSESPASTVVEETKSTPSRSRRHSVS